A genomic window from Terriglobales bacterium includes:
- a CDS encoding tetratricopeptide repeat protein, translating to MTERSPRILMVLAALALAAPAQAQSTKDRLIRLQTQVEALQQQMTAMQQRFDERMGVMRTLTEQSTDNITKMSAAVTRLEKTLTEQSTQQSERTEQVSQQVQALHDSLDELKARVGKVAEQLDAMEQARANIGVAPATPPADAPPPDVLYNNALRDYTAGRLDLASQQFTDYMRFYPTTELAGNAQFYLADIDYRQGNYQRAIEGYDFVLDKYPGGNKTRAAMLKKGFALVELGQKDAGVTALRELIKRYPRSVEATSARDRLRKLGVAAR from the coding sequence ATGACCGAACGCAGTCCCCGCATTCTCATGGTCCTTGCGGCGCTGGCTCTGGCTGCGCCCGCACAGGCCCAAAGCACCAAGGATCGCCTGATTCGCCTGCAAACCCAGGTGGAAGCGCTGCAGCAGCAGATGACGGCCATGCAGCAGCGCTTCGACGAACGCATGGGCGTGATGCGCACCCTGACCGAGCAGAGCACCGACAACATCACCAAGATGTCGGCGGCGGTCACCCGGCTGGAAAAGACGCTGACCGAGCAAAGTACGCAGCAGAGCGAGCGCACCGAGCAGGTTTCCCAGCAGGTGCAGGCTTTGCATGACTCCCTCGACGAGCTGAAGGCGCGCGTGGGCAAGGTAGCGGAACAACTGGACGCCATGGAGCAGGCGCGCGCCAACATCGGGGTTGCGCCGGCCACTCCCCCGGCCGATGCCCCGCCGCCCGACGTGCTTTACAACAACGCGCTGCGCGATTACACCGCCGGGCGCCTGGACCTGGCTTCGCAGCAGTTCACCGATTACATGCGCTTCTATCCGACCACGGAACTGGCCGGCAACGCGCAGTTCTACCTGGCCGACATCGACTACCGGCAGGGCAACTACCAGCGCGCCATCGAAGGGTACGACTTCGTCCTCGACAAGTATCCCGGAGGCAACAAGACGCGCGCCGCGATGCTCAAGAAGGGATTCGCCTTGGTGGAACTGGGACAGAAAGACGCCGGCGTCACGGCACTGCGCGAGCTCATCAAGCGCTATCCCCGTTCGGTCGAGGCCACCTCGGCGCGCGACCGACTGCGCAAGCTGGGCGTCGCGGCGCGGTAG
- the tolB gene encoding Tol-Pal system beta propeller repeat protein TolB, translating to MMKRTLLILCLIPAFVAPARPYQDWIRTGTGLGVERVRLAVPDFQPGPGGSSGDALRKVFNETLWNDLSNAGIFDVVSRSFYPLAVPGAPAQMRAEAWSNPPPSAGMVAFGNFGTSGEDAQMQGWLYDVKNPASPLVLGKQYSEKATEENARRMAHRFANEIILRLGGGVPGVAESRIVFISNRTGNKEVWMMDYDGAGQQPLTKLGSIALSPRISPDGSRVVFTSYARGAVDLAMYSLELGRVVSFPRFAGTNISPAWSPDGSKIAFSSSMRGDPEIFVVDSSGANPKRLTAYQGPDLAPTWNPKTGAQLAFVSGRTGLPQIYIMDADGTNLQRITDQGYAVSPSWSPNGQLLAFSWNRKYGPGAPGGQDIYIMDIASRQWVQLTHNAGNNDFPSWSPDGRHIVFQSTRSGRTQIWSMLADGTEARQLTSAGQNSQPNWSFK from the coding sequence ATGATGAAACGTACTCTTCTCATTCTTTGCCTGATTCCTGCGTTCGTCGCTCCGGCTCGACCCTACCAGGACTGGATTCGCACCGGCACCGGGCTGGGCGTGGAACGAGTCCGGCTCGCCGTCCCGGACTTCCAGCCGGGCCCGGGTGGCTCCAGCGGTGACGCCCTGCGCAAGGTTTTCAATGAAACGTTGTGGAACGATCTTTCGAACGCGGGAATCTTCGACGTCGTCTCGCGCAGCTTCTACCCGCTGGCCGTGCCGGGGGCCCCGGCGCAGATGCGGGCGGAAGCCTGGAGCAATCCCCCACCCAGCGCCGGCATGGTGGCATTCGGCAACTTCGGAACCTCGGGCGAAGATGCCCAGATGCAGGGCTGGCTCTACGACGTCAAGAATCCCGCGTCTCCCCTGGTGCTGGGCAAGCAGTACAGCGAGAAGGCGACGGAAGAGAACGCGCGCCGCATGGCGCATCGCTTCGCCAACGAGATCATCCTGCGGCTGGGCGGCGGCGTGCCCGGGGTCGCGGAGAGCCGCATCGTCTTCATCAGCAATCGCACCGGAAACAAAGAGGTGTGGATGATGGACTACGACGGCGCCGGCCAGCAGCCGCTCACCAAGCTGGGTTCCATCGCGCTCTCGCCCAGAATCTCACCCGACGGTTCGCGCGTGGTGTTCACCTCTTACGCGCGCGGTGCGGTGGACCTGGCCATGTACTCTCTGGAACTCGGCCGCGTGGTCAGCTTTCCTCGCTTTGCGGGCACCAACATTTCTCCGGCCTGGTCACCCGACGGCAGCAAGATCGCGTTCTCGTCCTCCATGCGCGGTGATCCCGAGATTTTCGTCGTCGATTCGAGTGGCGCCAACCCCAAGCGCCTCACCGCGTACCAGGGTCCCGACCTTGCGCCGACATGGAACCCCAAGACGGGCGCGCAGCTTGCCTTTGTCAGCGGGCGCACCGGACTGCCGCAGATCTACATCATGGACGCCGACGGCACCAATCTGCAGCGCATCACCGACCAGGGTTATGCTGTCTCGCCCTCCTGGTCCCCCAACGGGCAACTGCTGGCGTTCTCCTGGAATCGCAAGTACGGACCCGGCGCGCCCGGCGGACAGGACATCTATATAATGGACATTGCCAGCCGGCAGTGGGTGCAACTGACGCACAATGCCGGCAATAACGACTTTCCGTCCTGGTCGCCCGACGGGCGGCATATCGTGTTTCAGTCCACACGCTCGGGACGGACGCAGATCTGGAGCATGCTGGCGGATGGAACCGAGGCCCGCCAGTTGACCTCTGCGGGCCAGAACTCGCAACCCAACTGGAGTTTCAAGTAG
- the pal gene encoding peptidoglycan-associated lipoprotein Pal, whose amino-acid sequence MRRNTRQWWIIASLAVLLALGGCKKRTEAPPPPAATPPPPTAPTASISASPTSIQRGQAATLTWQTTDADSAVISGIGSVAPSGSQAVTPETSTTYSLTAKGPGGEASDSVRITVAEPTAAGPSESEVELFARNVQDVYFDYDRSDIRPDGQRTLEAGARFLAQHPGIRFVVEGHCDERGSTEYNLALGDRRANAVREALIRLGVSADRIRTISFGKEKPFCTQSNEVCWQQNRRGHFVYQR is encoded by the coding sequence TTGAGACGGAACACGAGGCAGTGGTGGATCATCGCATCCCTGGCGGTCCTGCTGGCGCTGGGCGGATGCAAGAAACGAACTGAAGCCCCACCGCCGCCGGCCGCGACTCCTCCGCCGCCGACCGCGCCCACGGCTTCCATTTCCGCCAGCCCGACCAGCATCCAGCGCGGACAGGCGGCCACGCTCACGTGGCAGACCACCGACGCCGATAGCGCGGTCATCTCCGGCATTGGATCGGTGGCGCCCAGCGGCTCGCAGGCCGTGACACCGGAAACCTCGACCACGTACAGCCTGACGGCGAAGGGTCCCGGCGGTGAAGCCAGCGACTCGGTGCGGATCACGGTGGCGGAACCCACCGCGGCCGGGCCCTCGGAGAGCGAAGTGGAACTCTTCGCGCGCAACGTCCAGGACGTCTACTTCGACTATGACCGCTCCGACATCCGGCCGGACGGCCAACGCACGCTCGAGGCCGGCGCGCGCTTTCTGGCGCAGCATCCCGGCATTCGCTTCGTGGTGGAAGGACACTGCGATGAGCGCGGCTCCACCGAGTACAACCTCGCCCTGGGCGACCGTCGCGCCAACGCCGTGCGTGAGGCGCTGATACGGCTGGGTGTGAGCGCCGACCGCATTCGCACCATCAGCTTCGGCAAAGAAAAGCCGTTCTGCACCCAGTCCAACGAAGTTTGCTGGCAGCAGAACCGCCGCGGTCACTTCGTGTATCAGAGGTAG